The Paracoccus liaowanqingii genome window below encodes:
- a CDS encoding TraB/GumN family protein: protein MRMTISAALFVLAGQPVWAACDGQNLFDTMPPDRAAAIEAATEGVPYRRGLLFEARRDDQRIILAGTYHFADSRHQAMVDRLRPLIAEADALFVEAGPEEEARLAEALTRDPTLMVNPDGPTLPERLSAPEWQALAQAMSDRGTPAVIAAKMRPWYVAMMLGVSPCMVRTMAETGDAGGLDHLLVAEAEAAGTPIRPLEPWDTIFGLFEGLTPQQELDMIRAGLPAAGYADDYAVTLTDAYFDGDVWKIWEFGRFDAIANSGLSRAEVDRQMSFAQTRLMDDRNRAWIAPLTRGAVEAASEGQGIVAAFGALHLPGAAGVLALLEAEGFDINRLD from the coding sequence ATGCGAATGACGATTTCCGCCGCCCTGTTCGTGCTGGCGGGTCAGCCGGTCTGGGCCGCCTGTGACGGGCAGAACCTGTTCGACACCATGCCCCCCGACCGCGCCGCCGCCATCGAGGCCGCGACCGAGGGCGTGCCCTATCGGCGGGGCCTTCTGTTCGAGGCGCGGCGCGACGATCAGCGCATCATCCTGGCCGGAACCTACCATTTTGCCGATTCGCGCCATCAGGCGATGGTCGACCGGTTGCGCCCCCTGATCGCCGAGGCGGACGCGCTGTTCGTCGAGGCCGGCCCCGAGGAGGAGGCGCGTCTGGCCGAGGCGCTGACCCGCGATCCGACGCTGATGGTCAATCCCGACGGCCCGACCCTGCCCGAACGGCTGTCCGCGCCGGAATGGCAGGCGCTGGCGCAGGCCATGTCGGATCGCGGCACGCCGGCGGTGATCGCCGCCAAGATGCGGCCTTGGTACGTGGCGATGATGCTGGGCGTGTCGCCTTGCATGGTGCGCACCATGGCCGAGACGGGCGATGCGGGCGGGCTGGACCATCTTCTGGTCGCCGAGGCCGAGGCGGCCGGCACTCCTATCCGCCCGCTGGAGCCGTGGGACACGATCTTCGGCCTCTTCGAGGGGCTGACCCCGCAGCAGGAACTGGACATGATCCGCGCGGGCCTGCCGGCAGCAGGCTATGCCGACGATTATGCGGTGACGCTGACGGACGCCTATTTCGATGGCGACGTGTGGAAGATCTGGGAGTTCGGCCGCTTCGACGCCATCGCCAATTCGGGGCTGTCGCGGGCCGAGGTGGATCGCCAGATGAGCTTTGCCCAGACCCGGCTGATGGATGACCGCAACCGCGCCTGGATCGCGCCGCTGACGCGCGGCGCCGTCGAGGCCGCGTCCGAGGGGCAGGGGATCGTCGCGGCGTTCGGCGCATTGCACCTGCCCGGCGCGGCGGGGGTGCTGGCCCTGCTGGAGGCCGAGGGCTTCGACATTAACAGGCTGGACTGA
- a CDS encoding ribonuclease E domain-containing protein, whose protein sequence is MSFTQEAVQLECRDGPEWQPLGQARFAGGDLASVLNALRKEAGGQAGELDTVLVIPDDQILYTVLTVPFGSDTAATIARALEASSPYRAEDLAFDWCPAANGDIETLRVAAVARRTLDEAEDFARAQGFRPSGFQARPGDERFEGQPDFGPTRLAQEQFNRRPFSEPDLMQARVTAPVIEVEAGAAPAAAAPPAVSRITPHVAAGMPSDMAVASAAAPEGAADVVADDDIPAAEGGTGAVIRHGGPLTANRLSPRAEAVHQRAATAKAQREADATAPAPTPGWADRLRALDPGRLPVMLGGLVVVLVLALLVLGRPTSEETVVADAPVAEAPVTEVPVEAPVAEAPVAQPAVPVDPAPEVAPALPETAGEVPPSEASDALPEGAAPAPEPVAPAEAPATEPDALDRALAEALGTAPTEATSGLTPEAASVAATAAASAAGLPEAGAATGTASATAPASSTTAPASDFVPAEDGPAADAPATAADTAAATPPPAAPATPPVPAPATPPVAADPSGTLASSVRPPRSAPAAAAQPAAPDSRPTVPDSPLPFEAQQQAAPAPVAPTRPRSRPTAAQQPAAAQTGTAQPADTTPEAPPATTPTAAAPAARPDSVRPPAASAAPASTAAPTPAPAPAATPVESTSRPPARPDNLSQLDEGSVAEDDQLRRLTQAEQDQVTRQMRDLSMAFAGPAPLSGYDRTAGRQVLQADMASVSDVDAKTRQRRDLRTAQAGNAPLTGAERGAVFQLADARPMRKPTSVAAPTQRAAQDMVARPRPAARASIAADVVSPPAAASPAPAVTAGPTVGILRSARPAGRPGGQAAPNRVSGAAVEQAIASAIGSSTATPGAVALTALTSSQVPPRRAAGAAGAAVNSMMASAAPVAAALTPSASDLRAAAEAQAAAAAAVAAQNSQAAIAEQRRQDDALQAQAEARARSQAAADARADAQARAAAEARARAQAEAEQQRAASRNQRYQPPEVDAEPDVVAAVPRNAIGNAAASATVKDGIQLSSTQIIGTIGAGRASRALVRLSNGRVLTLRIGDRINGGTISEISDSRITYQKQGRAHALGVLNGQ, encoded by the coding sequence ATGAGCTTCACCCAGGAGGCCGTGCAACTGGAATGTCGCGACGGCCCCGAATGGCAGCCGCTCGGCCAGGCCCGCTTTGCCGGCGGCGACCTGGCCTCGGTGCTCAATGCCCTGCGCAAGGAGGCCGGCGGCCAGGCCGGCGAGTTGGACACCGTCCTGGTGATCCCCGACGACCAGATCCTGTACACGGTGCTGACGGTGCCCTTCGGGTCCGACACGGCCGCCACCATCGCCCGCGCGCTGGAGGCCTCGTCGCCCTACCGGGCCGAGGATCTGGCCTTCGACTGGTGCCCCGCCGCCAATGGCGACATCGAGACGCTGCGCGTGGCCGCCGTGGCCCGCCGCACGCTGGACGAGGCCGAGGATTTCGCCCGCGCCCAGGGGTTCCGCCCCTCGGGCTTCCAGGCCCGGCCGGGGGATGAGCGTTTCGAGGGGCAGCCCGATTTCGGGCCGACCCGCCTGGCGCAGGAACAGTTCAACCGCCGCCCCTTCAGCGAACCCGACCTGATGCAGGCCCGCGTCACCGCCCCGGTGATCGAGGTCGAGGCGGGGGCCGCGCCGGCTGCGGCCGCGCCGCCCGCCGTCTCGCGCATCACGCCGCATGTGGCGGCAGGGATGCCGTCGGACATGGCTGTGGCTTCGGCCGCCGCGCCGGAGGGTGCCGCCGATGTCGTGGCGGATGACGACATCCCCGCCGCCGAGGGCGGGACCGGGGCCGTCATCCGGCATGGCGGGCCCCTCACCGCCAACCGGCTGTCGCCCCGGGCCGAGGCCGTCCATCAGCGTGCCGCGACCGCCAAGGCGCAGCGCGAGGCCGATGCCACCGCCCCCGCCCCGACGCCCGGATGGGCCGACCGCCTGCGGGCGCTGGATCCCGGGCGGCTGCCGGTGATGTTGGGCGGGCTGGTGGTGGTGCTGGTCCTGGCGCTGCTGGTCCTGGGCCGTCCGACGTCTGAGGAGACCGTGGTGGCGGATGCGCCGGTGGCCGAGGCGCCGGTGACCGAGGTTCCGGTGGAAGCTCCTGTGGCCGAGGCGCCTGTCGCGCAACCGGCGGTCCCGGTGGATCCTGCGCCGGAGGTGGCGCCGGCCCTGCCCGAAACGGCGGGCGAAGTGCCCCCGTCCGAGGCATCCGATGCCCTGCCCGAGGGTGCCGCACCTGCGCCGGAGCCTGTGGCCCCTGCCGAGGCACCCGCGACCGAGCCGGACGCGCTGGACCGCGCGCTGGCCGAGGCATTGGGCACGGCCCCGACCGAGGCGACGTCCGGTCTGACCCCCGAGGCGGCCAGCGTGGCCGCGACGGCGGCCGCCTCGGCCGCGGGTCTTCCCGAGGCCGGTGCCGCGACAGGGACAGCCTCGGCCACCGCGCCTGCGTCCTCGACGACCGCTCCCGCATCGGACTTCGTTCCGGCGGAGGACGGCCCTGCCGCGGATGCACCCGCCACGGCTGCGGACACGGCCGCTGCCACCCCGCCCCCCGCCGCGCCCGCGACGCCGCCGGTCCCTGCGCCCGCGACGCCGCCTGTCGCCGCCGACCCCTCCGGCACGCTGGCCAGTTCCGTGCGTCCGCCCCGGTCGGCCCCGGCGGCGGCGGCGCAGCCTGCGGCTCCGGACAGCCGTCCCACGGTGCCCGACAGCCCGCTGCCCTTCGAGGCGCAGCAGCAGGCCGCGCCCGCACCCGTCGCCCCCACCCGTCCCCGGTCCCGTCCCACGGCAGCGCAGCAGCCTGCGGCGGCCCAGACCGGTACGGCCCAGCCTGCCGACACGACGCCTGAAGCACCGCCCGCCACCACGCCCACGGCGGCCGCGCCTGCAGCGCGTCCCGACAGCGTCCGGCCTCCGGCCGCCAGCGCGGCCCCGGCGTCCACCGCTGCCCCGACCCCTGCCCCGGCACCAGCCGCGACCCCGGTCGAATCGACCTCGCGTCCGCCCGCAAGGCCCGACAACCTGTCCCAGCTGGACGAAGGCAGCGTGGCCGAGGACGATCAGCTGCGCCGCCTGACCCAAGCCGAGCAGGATCAGGTGACCCGGCAGATGCGCGATCTGAGCATGGCCTTCGCGGGGCCCGCGCCGCTTTCCGGGTACGACCGGACGGCAGGGCGGCAGGTCTTGCAGGCGGACATGGCCTCCGTCTCCGATGTCGATGCCAAGACCCGGCAGCGTCGTGACCTGCGCACCGCACAGGCGGGCAATGCGCCCCTGACCGGGGCCGAGCGGGGGGCGGTCTTCCAGCTGGCCGATGCCCGTCCGATGCGCAAGCCGACCTCCGTGGCAGCGCCCACGCAGCGCGCGGCGCAGGACATGGTGGCCCGGCCCCGCCCCGCGGCCCGCGCCAGCATCGCGGCCGATGTCGTCTCGCCGCCCGCCGCCGCCAGCCCCGCCCCGGCCGTGACGGCGGGGCCCACGGTCGGCATCCTGCGCTCGGCCCGTCCGGCCGGCAGGCCCGGTGGCCAGGCCGCGCCGAACCGCGTGTCGGGGGCGGCGGTCGAACAGGCCATCGCATCGGCCATCGGCAGCAGCACGGCCACGCCCGGGGCGGTCGCCCTGACGGCGCTGACCTCGTCGCAGGTTCCGCCCCGCCGCGCGGCAGGCGCTGCGGGCGCGGCGGTCAATTCCATGATGGCCTCTGCCGCACCGGTCGCCGCCGCGCTGACGCCCTCGGCCTCGGATCTGCGCGCCGCGGCCGAGGCGCAGGCCGCCGCCGCCGCCGCGGTCGCCGCCCAGAATTCGCAGGCCGCCATCGCCGAACAGCGCCGCCAGGACGACGCGCTGCAGGCCCAGGCGGAGGCCCGCGCCCGATCGCAGGCCGCCGCCGATGCGCGCGCCGATGCGCAGGCCCGGGCGGCCGCCGAGGCCCGCGCGCGGGCCCAGGCCGAGGCCGAACAGCAGCGCGCCGCGTCGCGCAACCAGCGCTACCAGCCGCCCGAGGTCGATGCCGAGCCCGACGTGGTCGCCGCGGTGCCCCGCAACGCCATCGGCAATGCCGCCGCCAGCGCCACCGTCAAGGACGGCATCCAGCTAAGCAGCACCCAGATCATCGGCACCATCGGCGCGGGCCGGGCCAGCCGGGCGCTGGTGCGCCTGTCGAACGGGCGCGTGCTGACGCTGCGGATCGGCGACCGCATCAATGGCGGCACGATCAGCGAGATCAGCGACAGCCGCATCACCTATCAGAAGCAGGGCCGCGCCCACGCCCTGGGCGTGCTGAACGGGCAGTAG
- a CDS encoding SIMPL domain-containing protein produces the protein MRPTLRAPHARRLALTAALAALAALTAGPGLAAPMACGPAGPSRMTVTGEGQSRTAPDMASIQLGVTTQADSAAEAMSQNSERQRAVIEALTGQGIDAAQIQTSGLTLNPLMQYGEDQAPTVTGYQASNMVTVRVSDLPALGEVLDAIVGAGANEINGITFTREDGASAEDDARRDAVADAQRKAQVLAEAAGVELGPLMTLRDMATGGGGPRPMMRMEAAMADSTPVQPGEVETTAQVEVEYALAGEGACAPMPSYGRHHGGPSDGPHGGPQGGPAPAPVHPPMPGDGAPAADEPIVPGIVEPLPEAPAN, from the coding sequence ATGCGACCGACCCTTCGTGCCCCCCATGCCCGCCGCCTGGCCCTGACCGCCGCGCTGGCCGCGCTGGCCGCGCTGACCGCCGGTCCCGGCCTGGCCGCGCCGATGGCCTGCGGCCCTGCCGGCCCCTCGCGCATGACCGTCACGGGCGAGGGCCAGTCCCGCACCGCCCCCGATATGGCCAGCATCCAGCTGGGCGTGACCACCCAGGCCGACAGCGCAGCCGAGGCGATGTCGCAGAACAGCGAGCGCCAGCGCGCGGTGATCGAGGCGCTGACCGGCCAGGGGATCGACGCGGCGCAGATCCAGACATCGGGCCTGACCCTGAACCCGCTGATGCAGTACGGCGAGGACCAGGCCCCCACCGTGACGGGCTATCAGGCCAGCAACATGGTCACCGTCCGCGTCTCGGATCTGCCGGCCCTGGGCGAGGTGCTGGACGCGATCGTGGGGGCCGGCGCCAACGAGATCAACGGCATCACCTTCACCCGCGAGGACGGCGCCTCGGCCGAGGATGACGCCCGCCGCGACGCGGTCGCCGACGCGCAGCGCAAGGCGCAGGTGCTGGCCGAGGCCGCAGGCGTCGAGCTGGGCCCGCTGATGACCCTGCGCGACATGGCCACCGGCGGCGGCGGTCCGCGCCCGATGATGCGGATGGAGGCGGCGATGGCCGACAGCACCCCCGTCCAGCCCGGCGAGGTCGAGACCACCGCCCAGGTCGAGGTCGAATACGCGCTGGCGGGCGAGGGCGCCTGCGCCCCGATGCCCTCCTATGGCCGCCACCATGGCGGACCTTCCGATGGACCCCACGGCGGACCCCAGGGCGGACCCGCGCCCGCCCCGGTCCACCCCCCGATGCCGGGCGACGGCGCCCCCGCCGCCGATGAACCCATCGTCCCGGGCATCGTCGAGCCGCTCCCCGAGGCCCCGGCCAACTGA
- a CDS encoding AAA family ATPase gives MQFTGTDRYVAPPDLALAVNAAITLQRPLLVKGEPGTGKTELARQVAASLGMPILEWHVKSTTKAQQGLYEYDAVSRLRDSQLGDARVSDVANYIRKGKLWQAFAAPERVVLLIDEVDKADIEFPNDLLQELDRMEFHVYETGETVHATHRPVVIITSNNEKELPDAFLRRCFFHYIRFPDAETLKAIVEVHHPGLKPRLLDAALSQFVALREVPGLKKKPSTSEFLDWLKLILAEDLAPEDLTRDPATMLPRLHGALLKNEQDVALFEKLAFMARRQGR, from the coding sequence ATGCAATTCACCGGGACAGACCGCTATGTGGCGCCCCCCGACCTGGCCCTGGCGGTGAATGCGGCCATCACGTTGCAGCGACCGCTGCTGGTCAAGGGCGAGCCCGGCACCGGCAAGACCGAGCTGGCCCGGCAGGTCGCCGCCAGCCTGGGCATGCCGATCCTGGAATGGCATGTGAAGTCGACCACCAAGGCGCAGCAGGGCCTGTACGAATACGACGCGGTCAGCCGGTTGCGCGACAGCCAGCTGGGCGATGCGCGGGTGTCCGATGTCGCCAACTACATCCGCAAGGGCAAGCTGTGGCAGGCCTTCGCCGCGCCCGAACGGGTGGTGCTGCTGATCGACGAGGTGGACAAGGCCGATATCGAGTTCCCCAACGACCTGCTGCAGGAACTGGACCGGATGGAGTTCCATGTCTACGAGACCGGTGAGACCGTCCACGCCACCCACCGTCCGGTCGTGATCATCACCTCGAACAACGAGAAGGAGCTGCCCGACGCCTTCCTGCGGCGCTGCTTCTTCCACTACATCCGCTTTCCCGATGCCGAGACGCTGAAGGCCATCGTCGAGGTCCATCACCCCGGCCTGAAGCCGCGCCTGCTGGACGCCGCGCTGTCGCAGTTCGTGGCGCTGCGCGAGGTGCCGGGTCTGAAGAAGAAGCCCTCGACCAGCGAGTTCCTGGACTGGCTGAAGCTGATCCTGGCCGAGGATCTGGCACCCGAGGACCTGACCCGCGATCCCGCCACCATGCTGCCGCGGCTGCACGGAGCGCTGCTGAAGAACGAGCAGGACGTGGCGCTGTTCGAGAAGCTGGCCTTCATGGCCCGGCGTCAGGGGCGGTAG
- the dksA gene encoding RNA polymerase-binding protein DksA, whose amino-acid sequence MKAQTFLPQDYRPAEDEPFMNERQLEYFRRKLEAWKQELLDQSAETLEGLQDSARAVPDLADRASEETDRALELRTRDRQRKLVSKIDSALRRIETGDFGYCEMTGEPISLRRLDARPIATMTLEAQERHERKERVHRDD is encoded by the coding sequence ATGAAAGCCCAGACCTTCCTTCCCCAGGATTATCGCCCCGCCGAGGACGAGCCCTTCATGAACGAGCGTCAGCTCGAATATTTCCGGCGCAAGCTGGAAGCCTGGAAGCAGGAATTGCTGGACCAGTCGGCCGAGACGCTGGAAGGCCTGCAGGACAGCGCCCGTGCGGTGCCCGACCTGGCCGACCGCGCCAGCGAGGAAACCGACCGCGCGCTGGAACTGCGCACTCGCGACCGCCAGCGCAAGCTGGTCAGCAAGATCGACTCCGCGCTGCGCCGGATCGAGACGGGCGATTTCGGCTATTGCGAGATGACGGGCGAGCCCATCAGCCTGCGCCGCCTTGACGCCCGGCCCATCGCCACCATGACGCTGGAGGCGCAGGAGCGTCACGAGCGCAAGGAGCGCGTCCATCGCGACGACTGA